ACTCAAAAATTTAATAATATCCTGAATTTATGATTAGAGCTATAATAGTTGACGACGAACTAGACTCTATAAGTTCTACAAGATTAATACTTGAGGAGTTTTTTAAAGACAAAATAAAAATTACAGGAAGCTTTCTTGACCCAAAAAAAGCATTAGAAGAAATAAAACTTAATCCACCCGACTTATTGTTACTTGATATAGATATGCCCGGGATGAGTGGTTTTGAGCTTTTAAAAGCATTACCTGTCTGTAATTTTGAGGTTATTTTTATTACAGCTTACAACCAATTTGCTATAGAAGCATTCAATGTTCATGCTGCCGATTATATATTAAAACCTGTTTTTCCCGAACGTTTAATTGACACTATTAACAAAATACTTAATCGCATACCACAACCTAAAAGCAAAAATGAAAAATACGACCAGATACTATGTTTTCTTGAAGGACAATTTATGAGGCGTATTTCTATTTCATCTACAGAAGGTGTGGAATACATTCCGGCAAGTGATATTTTATATGTTGAAGCCGATGAGGGTTACAGCTATATTTTTTTAAAAGATCGTAAAATTACAACAACAAAAAAACTTAATCTGTTACTCGAAGAATTAGGTGAAGCTTGTTTTTATCGATGCCACCGTTCATTTCTGGTAAACATACAACATATTACAAAATATTCTGCAAAAGAAGGCGGCTATATACAAATGACTAATAATGCCCTAATCCCTTTAGCGCGCCGTAACAAAGATGAATTTTTAGAGCGCATGGTAAAGTTTTCTGTATAACAATAGTTGGTATATCCAAACAAATAGCCTTTTTGTCATACTGAGCGAAGTGAAGTATCTATTATAACAATTCCTTTTACCGTTCAGAGTTAAAATCCTACCGCTCATGAAACCGATTTAGGCTTTCATGAAATTACCCCTTATACCTATATAACCAATAACTATTTTCACACATCCCAAAATAATTTTTGGTGATAGCGAATGCCGAAAAGCTTAAAGAGTAGGCTGCTAATTAATGAAATTATAATCTAATAACAACCTAAATAAATTAATATGAAAATTAAAATCACATTTTTAGTTTTGTTTTTGTTAATAAATCTTATAATTAAAAGCCAAAACAATGATTTCAAAATCGGAATCCTTTTTTCAAATTCTATGATGAATCAATCACCGATTGTTAATGGTCCGTATTTGGGTTCTAATCAATTAAGTTTTAGTACTAAAACAACATATATTTTAGGACAAAATTATAATACTAGTCCCTTAAATATTATATCTGAAGACGGATTTAACTCAGTATATTTTTTTGAACCTAATTCGTATCAAATGTCAGAAAATCAATACAGAAAAACGCTAGATCTTATTAAAGCAAATAATTTGACAACCTTTGCACATTCACAATTGTGGTATGTGCCTAATTATCCTAATTCTGGTGGTAGAAATGTTTATGATAATAATTTAAGTCTACCTTATAATCCCAATTCAGGATGTTCAAATTACCAGAACCAAGCTGAAAAATTAAATAAGGCTAGACCAAACTATTTAAGTTTTTCAAATATCTATAAAGATCCATTATACAGTAATGTTATTTGGGGTCATGATATAGCAAATGAGATGAATTTTGCACATCCGTATAATTATTCATGTGAACCTTTATATTTACAACAATATATGGCAAATGGTGAAATTCCTCCAAGTAATGTTAGCGATGCTATAGCTTATTTTAAAAGTAATTTGATTCCTTCCTCACAAAAAACTGTAGTTGCAGTTGTAAATCACCTTAAGTCTATAAATAGCAACTCCAATGATGCAGAGTATAATGGAACTAATGAATATCAGAACTCTCCAATTGATTATGATCCTCAAGTATATCTCGATATTGAAAACAAACCAGATATTTTAATGGATGGTTCATATTATCAATACCCGGTTTCTGATTGGTGGCAGAATTATTATCTATATAGTAATATTTATAATGTTCCAACACCTAATACAAATTATGGTAAACACTATTTGGGAAAATTTGCAAGTTTTGATTTTTTTAGAAAAAAAGGTTATAATCAAATACAAACTTGGATTTCTTGTGAAAGATACTGGCCTCCTGATGAAGATCATCCCAATGGAACTGATTTAATTGCTGCATATAACACAACAAATATTTATAATGCAAACTATATATGGCTTCAATCATATACATCGATAATTCATGGTTGCCAAGGTATCTGGCTTTATGTAATGGAGGATTATGATGCATCAACTTCAGAGCAAAACAATAAAATTTATATGTTTAATCAAATTGCAAATCCGCCGGCTGAAAGATTAGATAGGTATAATAGACAGTATTTTTCGAGTAATTATAAGGATTTTATCAGTAATTTAGGAAAAGAACTTAGATATCTTAAAAACCGTGGTTTTTTATCTACCGATCCAAATTCAATATTATATACTAAAACAAATCAGGTTGATCCTAATTGTATTGTTCCTCCTGCATCTTCTTATATCCCTACAAACTTTCCCACAGGTTACGGACCTGGTGGTGCGTTACCTACAGATTTGAGAACTGAAAATTATGGTCTGAGGTATACAATTCGAACTAATGGCACCACTGCAGTAATGATAATCTCAAATCCTTTAAATATACCCATAACTGCGACATTAAATTTTGATAATATTTTAAATCCGATTATTGACAATTCTACTGGTGTTAAAGTATTGTTTGAGAGTTTTAGATGGTCTCCTACTTCTTCTTCTTATAAAACAGCTCCCTATAGAAATTCTGGCATAACTCTTAATAATGATCCAAATCTCAATACTGTTAATCTTTGGTATAATATCATGTATTCAGGCAATAAAAACTTAACTTTAACATTCGGCCCATCAGATGTACATGTTCTTGAATTTATTACTTCACCAGTTGGTGATTATAAAAATGGATGGGATAAAGTGTGGTCAAATGAAAATTTATCTTTTATCGGTAGTTATCAAAATGGATGGACAATTTCGGATAATGATAAATTTATTCCTGGTGATTTTGATGGTGATGGAGCTCAAGAATTACTCTGCATTCAGTATTTAAATAACAACGCATATGCAGGGTTATATAAATTTCAAAATAACAATTGGAATTGGGTTTGGGATAATAGTGGAAATGGGAAAATAAATAGTCTTAATCAAGGCTGGTCAATTTTACAAACAGATAAGTACTATGTAGGTAAATTTTCCAATTCTGGTCGTGATGAAATCTTATGTGTTCAGACAGGAAATAATGCATATATAGGATTATATCAGTTTAATAATGGTAACTGGCAATGGATTTGGGACAATCCCACTGGCTCAAATTTAAATTCATATAGAGGTAACATAACAATTGGCGATTATGATCATGATGGTTATTCTGAGTTATTTGGAGTTGGCAATTCTGATATGAAAATGTTCAACTATCAGTCAAATTCATGGGTAGCTGCTTTTACAGGTAGCACATCGCATCCAATGTGGCCATACAGAAATAATCTTAAATCAGGTGATTTTGATGGTCAAGATGGTCAAGATGACCTACTGGGTATTGCATCTTGGGCTACAGTATTTTATTATAACACATCAAATAACTCTTGGAATTGGGGTGAATCAAGTGGTGGAACAAATATGGGAGGATGGACCTTGCCCGCAGCATCAAATGATATCTGTTTGACAGGTAATATTGATGGTGACATTAAATCAGAAATATTATGGATTAGAAAGGGAGAACATCTTGCAAATTCTATGGAAGCAAAAACAGGTTCTTTTTATTCAAATTGGTCTAATGGAAGTAATTTCATAATTAACGATTGGATTAATGAGGCAAATTCAAATTACTTGCTAATTAAAGCTGTTGCTAATGAACCAAAGTATTTAATTGCTTACAAAAAAACTTCCTGCCAACAGAAATACTTATTATCAATGTTCAAATCAGTAAACGGCTCTAACAAATCTACAAATTATCAGTCTCAAACAACTGAGATATCAACAATTGAAGAGATGGTTCATTTTTATCCAAATCCAAGTGAAGGTAAAGTTTTTGTTAATTCAGAAAAAAGTGGAATCTTATCAGTTGAAATCTATAACAATCAAGGAAAGAGTATCTTCAGAAAAACATGCTATTCTGAAAGAGAAATTCTAATAGACATTTCTGATCAACCAGATGGTATATATTTAGCAAAACTCGTAGATGAAAAAGGTAAAATCTTTACAAAAAAATTAGTTCTCTCAAAATAATATTGTTATGAAAATAAACAAAATAATAAAACTTTTATTTATCAGTGGACTTCTGTTACCGGATCTTTTAATGGCCCAAACAAATATTGATTTATTCATACTAGCAGGGCAATCAAACGCTCAGGGATTAAAAGGCCTCGCTCAATATTATCCATCTAATCCTTCCTTAGATAGCCAAATAAAACTTTATTGGACAAATTGGTGGGCAAATCCTGTAACATCCGGCAATTGGGTTTCAATGCAAACTCAGCCAGGTGGTGTAAACGATAGTCTAATTTTTGGGCCAGAAGTAACATTTAGCAGAAGACTAAAATTAAATGGTTATAATCCTGCAATTTATAAATGCGCTATCCCAGGCACTAATATTGGTTCAAATTGGGGTCAGCCAGGTAGCCAAGATTTTTATGATGACATGGTTAGTGATTTACAAGCTGCTATAGCTAGTTTACAAAGTCAAAAGAAAATTGTTACAATAAGGGGTTTAATATGGATTCAAGGTGAGTTTGATTCTGATAACCAAACTTACGCAATGCAGTATGAAACAAAATTAATTAATATCATCAATGATTTCCGAAATCATTTTGGCTCAAATCTTCCAATATTATTAGGTGTTGATGAACAATATTCGGGACCATTTATTAATTCAATAATTCAAGCACAAATGTCAATTGCAAACACTCTTCCTAATGTAATATTTACAAGTATGTATGGATTACAAAAAGCTCCAAATGACGGCACACATCTTTCTCCAGAGGGATTGGAGGAGCATGGGGAAAGATTATATAATTATTACATGTCAATGTTAACAAATAAATGGGAAAATAAATGGTCAAACTATGGTACTAGTCAAATTGCTGGCCATACTGTACTTTCTACTGATAATTTCTTCCAAGGTGATTTTGATGGCGATGGTTCACAAGAATTACTTTGTATTCAAAGTTTAAATAATAATGCATATGCGGGATTATATAAATATCAAAACAATGATTGGAATTGGGTATGGGATAATGGCGGAAATGGTAAAATAAATAGCCTTAATCAAGGTTGGACTATTTTGCAAACAGATAAATTCTATGTAGGTAAATTTTCCAATTCTGGTCGCGATGAAATCTTATGTGTTCAAGCGGGAAATAACGCATATGTTGGCTTATATCAATTTAACAATGGCAACTGGCAATGGATTTGGGACAATCCAATTGGCTCAATCTTAAATCTGTATAGATCCAAACTAACAGTTGGTGATTACGATCATGATGGTTATTCAGAGTTATTTGGAGTAAGCAGTTCTGATATGAAAATGTTTAATTTTCAGACAAATTCATGGGTTGCTTCTTTTACTGGAAACTCCTCACATCCAATGTGGCCATATAGAAGTAATCTTAAATCTGGTGACTTTGATGGCCAAGATGGTCAAGATGATCTTATAGGTATCGTCTCGTCTTGGGCTACTGTATTCTACTATCATAATAATGACAATAGTTGGAATTGGGGTGAAAGTAACGGTGGAGCAAATAATGTTGCCGGTTGGACACTTCCTGCACTTACTTCTGATATTTGTTTAATTGGGAATATAGATAATTATGATTTAAAGGATGAACTCTTCTGGCTGCAGACCGGAACAAATGCAGCATGGGCAACAACTATGAACGCTGGAAACGGAAATTTTACTGCTGGATGGACAACCAATGCAACTCCCCCATTTATTGATGACTGGTCATTAGCAAATAATGGTGGACTTAATTCAAAATATTTATTAATTAAAGCAAAAATAAATGAACCAGAATATTTAATGACAATGCGAAGTTTTAATTCAAATTATTTAATTAATATGTATAAAACGACAACTCCTTCTAATTACAAAACTCAAAATCTGGAAGTATCAAAAAATGAAGATTTAGAATATGACAATTTATGCATTTTTCCAAATCCAACAAATGGTAAAATAAATTTTCTTATTAAAGACAAAGGCAACCAATTGGTCGAATTATTTAATAATCAAGGAACTCTTTTACATAAAAAGGAGTATAATTCAGAATTGAATATTCAGCTTGATATTTCTGACCAGCCAAATGGAATTTACCTTATTAAAATAACAAATTGTAATGATAAGACAACAATGAGTAAAGTTCTTTTGCTTAAATAACTTTTTGGAAAACCATTGCACATTATTACCGACATCTGATCAGTTTGCAACAACGATTGATCACTCGTTGATTTAGCAATGTAATCTTAACAGCAACTTCCTGATGATAACACCATTAATCACACTGACTACAACACCTCATCACACAAGTGTAAGCATATTTGTTTTCGCACAATGCTAATCTGCAAAACAAAGAAACGAATAAGCTTACATTTTGTGTCAACCACTGCTGAGAGCGGAACGATATTTTATTCCAAATATTATACACAGTCATGTTTAGAAAAGGTAATGGAAAATTTCTATAATAGCTAAATAAGGGATAATGATTTCATTTTAGAAGTTTTTACGATGTTCAGAATTACAAATGCGATACTATCATTTTGAGCACTACCACTCCTTCTTCCTTGTTTGAAAAGAAGATGTAGGTTTTAAGAAAAAGAAACCCGATTAATGCGAAGTATTAAATTGTGCTTTTTTTAATATTTTAAATTTATTATATAATAATTGATCCTTTTTATCTTATATTTTTTAATAGTGAATTTATACAATAACAAAGCTTATTGTAGCTAGAATAAAAAAACACACCTAAGATAATTAATTACTTTTTCGCCTCTTTTGGACTTGCCAACGAAAGTAAAACCCCCAATACTATACCCAAAAACGCAGCAATTACAACACGATATTCTGAGGCAACTGAAAAAGTAATTGTTTGCATTGGAATCCAGAAAAAAGGAATAGTTTTTTTAAACACAAAACCCATTGCATTTTCCAGTTTATTTCTTTAAAATTAATTTGTTAATCCTATAAATCTATATAGAGGTGCAAATTTTAATTTTTACCATTATTATTTACACTTTGTTATTTTCACTACATTTATTTTATTAAATTATTTGTACTTGTGAACAAGTGAACACATGTTTTATAATAAGTTTTTGAAATCAAAATATTTGTATATTTGTTTTAACAATAAAAAATTATAGCATTATGAAAACAAAAATGTCTTTATTATTAATATCATGTTTAATTAGTATTATTGCATGTAAAAAAGATAAAACTACCAGCCCGGGCAGCTCAACACCTGTAAATACAAGTGGTACCATGAATTTTAAAATTAACGGCACAAACTATTCTGCAACTTCATATAATAATACTTTAATTAATGCAAGTCAGGGAGGTCAGACTGGCAGGAGATTAGATATCAGAGGTTCATTTGCTGGTAATAAAACTTTAGTTTTAACTGTTTCAAACTGGGATTGGCAAAACCCACCGGTAAATGGAATTGTTGTTAAAAAGTACGACACACAGACTATTGGTCCGAATACCGTTTGTCAGGATATAAGTGGTGGCACATACTGTGATGGTGCATTAGGCACTTATTTATTTGGCTCATCATACCATATGACAGTTAGCGAGGTTGCAGAGGGTTATATACAAATTTCATCATGCGAAGCAACAAATAAAAAAGTTTCAGGAAGTTTTTATTTTATTACATCTGATTTATCAGAAACGGTATTTGATACTATAGAAGGAACGTTTACAAATCAGGTGTATACTGTACAGTAGTTTTGTTAGTAAGAACGAGATAGTATACTCTACACTAGATTACCTTCGGTGAAATTGTTTCTCGCTACGTTCGAAATGACAATAGAGTGTTTTGTCATCCAGAGTGAAGTGTAACGTAAGGAAGGATCTGGTTCGAGATACTTTGTATACTACACTAGATTACCTTCGGTGAAAAAGTTCTTCGCTCTGCTCTGAATGACAGTCTGATTTTTGTCATCCAGAGTGAAGCGTAGCGAAACGAAGTATCTAGTCCGAGATACTTTGAATACTACACTAGATTACCTTTGGTGAAATTGTTTCTCCTTTCAGTCGAAATGACAAAAAAGGGTTGCTACAAAAATTAAGTACTGATTTTATTTCTAACACATTGGAGTTTTGTTACTCAGAGCGAAACAAGGTGAAGCGAAGAGTCTAGTTATTAAAAAATATTATTTCTTTAAGAATAAATTACATTCTTGTATAATTAATATTGTGATTCTACACTAGATTTCTCGCTACGCTCGAAATGACAAGAAAAAAGGCTGCTTAAAAATTTAAGCAGCCTTTTTAATCATTTAAAACCTAAGGTTATTTTTCTAAAACTACTTTGTATTTCGACACTTTGTTATCATCAGAAATATTTAAGAAATAAACACCGTTTGGTAATTTGCTTAAATCAAGTTTTTTGCTAGTACCATTAATTTTTGAATCAAGAACTTTATCACCAACGATATTAATTACCTGAACTGATGCATTAATTGTATTTTTACTTTCAATGTTTACAATACCTGTTGTTAAATTCGGGTAAACATTTATAGTATTTACTGTATTTTCAACAATACCTGAATAAGTAAATGCTATTGTATTTGAAGTGGCAGTACAACCATTTACATCTGTAACAATAGAATAATAATTTCCACTTGCAGTTGGAGTATAAGCTGCACCTGTAGCTGCAACGATAATTCCATTTGCATCATACCATTGATTACCGGTTGTTGCAGTAGAATTTAAAGTACCTGTTGCCTCGGTAATTGTTACAGGAGCTACTGTGTAAACACCTGTGTTAAATGTTGCAGAAGTTGCTGTTGTTGGGTTTGCACATGTTGCATTTGAAGTCATTGTACAAACAACCGCCTGACCGTTTGTGAAAACTGCAGAATATGTATTATTTGTTCCAACAACTGATCCATCAACAGACCATGAGTAAGTTGGAGTACCGCCATTTGTTGGCACAGCTGTTAAAACTACTGTAGTACCAGGACAAACAGTTGCTGCACTTGGGTTAACAACTACAGAAGGAACAAGAGTTGGATTAACTGTAATATAATTTGTTTGTGTTGATGTATTATTACCACTTGCATTTGTAGCAGTTAATGCTACAGTATAAGTTCCTGCTGCAGCATATGTATGTGTTGGATTCTGAACAGTAGATGTTTGACCATCACCAAAATTCCATGCCCATGAAGTTGGAGTATTAGTACTTTGATCGGTAAAAGAAATATTTCCATTCTGGCAAATATTTGTTGTATTTGCAGCAAATGCTGCAACCGGAGCTGCTGCTGCAGGAATCCAATCCAATACCATATTTGTATATTCCGTTTGGTTAGCAGGTGTTAAATGTACAGAAGCAGGTCCCTTGGTAAAAGAAACAGTTGTATTTGTTGTAGAAGTTGTGCCATGTTGCCATGTAAATTCAACTCTTACATTATATGTTCCGTCAGGAACAACATTACCAGCAACATCAGTTCCGTTCCATGAAATAGTCATTGGTGTAGTATAATTAGTTAAAGAAGCACCTGTAGTTGCATCAACAACATTAGAAGCTGAG
Above is a window of Bacteroidia bacterium DNA encoding:
- a CDS encoding response regulator transcription factor, with the translated sequence MIRAIIVDDELDSISSTRLILEEFFKDKIKITGSFLDPKKALEEIKLNPPDLLLLDIDMPGMSGFELLKALPVCNFEVIFITAYNQFAIEAFNVHAADYILKPVFPERLIDTINKILNRIPQPKSKNEKYDQILCFLEGQFMRRISISSTEGVEYIPASDILYVEADEGYSYIFLKDRKITTTKKLNLLLEELGEACFYRCHRSFLVNIQHITKYSAKEGGYIQMTNNALIPLARRNKDEFLERMVKFSV
- a CDS encoding T9SS type A sorting domain-containing protein, which encodes MKIKITFLVLFLLINLIIKSQNNDFKIGILFSNSMMNQSPIVNGPYLGSNQLSFSTKTTYILGQNYNTSPLNIISEDGFNSVYFFEPNSYQMSENQYRKTLDLIKANNLTTFAHSQLWYVPNYPNSGGRNVYDNNLSLPYNPNSGCSNYQNQAEKLNKARPNYLSFSNIYKDPLYSNVIWGHDIANEMNFAHPYNYSCEPLYLQQYMANGEIPPSNVSDAIAYFKSNLIPSSQKTVVAVVNHLKSINSNSNDAEYNGTNEYQNSPIDYDPQVYLDIENKPDILMDGSYYQYPVSDWWQNYYLYSNIYNVPTPNTNYGKHYLGKFASFDFFRKKGYNQIQTWISCERYWPPDEDHPNGTDLIAAYNTTNIYNANYIWLQSYTSIIHGCQGIWLYVMEDYDASTSEQNNKIYMFNQIANPPAERLDRYNRQYFSSNYKDFISNLGKELRYLKNRGFLSTDPNSILYTKTNQVDPNCIVPPASSYIPTNFPTGYGPGGALPTDLRTENYGLRYTIRTNGTTAVMIISNPLNIPITATLNFDNILNPIIDNSTGVKVLFESFRWSPTSSSYKTAPYRNSGITLNNDPNLNTVNLWYNIMYSGNKNLTLTFGPSDVHVLEFITSPVGDYKNGWDKVWSNENLSFIGSYQNGWTISDNDKFIPGDFDGDGAQELLCIQYLNNNAYAGLYKFQNNNWNWVWDNSGNGKINSLNQGWSILQTDKYYVGKFSNSGRDEILCVQTGNNAYIGLYQFNNGNWQWIWDNPTGSNLNSYRGNITIGDYDHDGYSELFGVGNSDMKMFNYQSNSWVAAFTGSTSHPMWPYRNNLKSGDFDGQDGQDDLLGIASWATVFYYNTSNNSWNWGESSGGTNMGGWTLPAASNDICLTGNIDGDIKSEILWIRKGEHLANSMEAKTGSFYSNWSNGSNFIINDWINEANSNYLLIKAVANEPKYLIAYKKTSCQQKYLLSMFKSVNGSNKSTNYQSQTTEISTIEEMVHFYPNPSEGKVFVNSEKSGILSVEIYNNQGKSIFRKTCYSEREILIDISDQPDGIYLAKLVDEKGKIFTKKLVLSK
- a CDS encoding T9SS type A sorting domain-containing protein, with translation MKINKIIKLLFISGLLLPDLLMAQTNIDLFILAGQSNAQGLKGLAQYYPSNPSLDSQIKLYWTNWWANPVTSGNWVSMQTQPGGVNDSLIFGPEVTFSRRLKLNGYNPAIYKCAIPGTNIGSNWGQPGSQDFYDDMVSDLQAAIASLQSQKKIVTIRGLIWIQGEFDSDNQTYAMQYETKLINIINDFRNHFGSNLPILLGVDEQYSGPFINSIIQAQMSIANTLPNVIFTSMYGLQKAPNDGTHLSPEGLEEHGERLYNYYMSMLTNKWENKWSNYGTSQIAGHTVLSTDNFFQGDFDGDGSQELLCIQSLNNNAYAGLYKYQNNDWNWVWDNGGNGKINSLNQGWTILQTDKFYVGKFSNSGRDEILCVQAGNNAYVGLYQFNNGNWQWIWDNPIGSILNLYRSKLTVGDYDHDGYSELFGVSSSDMKMFNFQTNSWVASFTGNSSHPMWPYRSNLKSGDFDGQDGQDDLIGIVSSWATVFYYHNNDNSWNWGESNGGANNVAGWTLPALTSDICLIGNIDNYDLKDELFWLQTGTNAAWATTMNAGNGNFTAGWTTNATPPFIDDWSLANNGGLNSKYLLIKAKINEPEYLMTMRSFNSNYLINMYKTTTPSNYKTQNLEVSKNEDLEYDNLCIFPNPTNGKINFLIKDKGNQLVELFNNQGTLLHKKEYNSELNIQLDISDQPNGIYLIKITNCNDKTTMSKVLLLK
- a CDS encoding Mpv17/PMP22 family protein → MGFVFKKTIPFFWIPMQTITFSVASEYRVVIAAFLGIVLGVLLSLASPKEAKK
- a CDS encoding DUF2271 domain-containing protein — translated: MKRNLLKISAIAIVMIALSFLNPAKAQTPGTLTFSVNLTSHNGSYGLDHYCAIWLENSSNTFVKTKLKRADGHGTNSHLLVWKASSASNVVDATTGASLTNYTTPMTISWNGTDVAGNVVPDGTYNVRVEFTWQHGTTSTTNTTVSFTKGPASVHLTPANQTEYTNMVLDWIPAAAAPVAAFAANTTNICQNGNISFTDQSTNTPTSWAWNFGDGQTSTVQNPTHTYAAAGTYTVALTATNASGNNTSTQTNYITVNPTLVPSVVVNPSAATVCPGTTVVLTAVPTNGGTPTYSWSVDGSVVGTNNTYSAVFTNGQAVVCTMTSNATCANPTTATSATFNTGVYTVAPVTITEATGTLNSTATTGNQWYDANGIIVAATGAAYTPTASGNYYSIVTDVNGCTATSNTIAFTYSGIVENTVNTINVYPNLTTGIVNIESKNTINASVQVINIVGDKVLDSKINGTSKKLDLSKLPNGVYFLNISDDNKVSKYKVVLEK